TCAGCTTCGTCAAATGAATCAACAGGTTCACCTTTGCTGTTCCACCACTTGGTTTCAGAAATCTTTTCACCGTCCTTGTAGTTTCCTTCCATCTTCTTCTGCCCGTTTCCATGCCACCACACCCATAGCCCATCCGACTTGCCTTCCTTATAGTTTCCTTCCGACCTCTTCTCACCGTTTTCATGCCAAGACACATATAGTCCATTCCGCTTGCCGTCCTTGAAGTTTACTTCCACCTGCTTCTGTCCGTTATCATGCCAATACATCACTAGCCCTTCCTTCTTTCCATTCTTGAAGTTTACTTCCCTCAACTTATCCCCATCAAAGTACCAATACAACCATGGCCCATCCCACTTGCCGTCCTTGAAGTTTCCTTCTGACTTCTTCTTCCCATTTTCATACCATTCAGCATGTAGTCCAACACGCTTACCGTCCTTGTAGTTTCCTTCCCCCTCCTTCTGCCCGTTTTCATGCCAAGACAGCCACAGACCATCAACCGTGCCATCCTTGTAGGT
This genomic interval from Candidatus Manganitrophaceae bacterium contains the following:
- a CDS encoding toxin-antitoxin system YwqK family antitoxin, whose protein sequence is MNPVPLFLIIVTLPLLLGGCGEKAIAEVKPEEPVPVTQSKLEGVNSKELDFRDTSFSVAYLKGSLYTGKSFMLYENGQKQVEQNWKDGKRDGLYVEWHENEQKRRESTYKDGTVDGLWLSWHENGQKEGEGNYKDGKRVGLHAEWYENGKKKSEGNFKDGKWDGPWLYWYFDGDKLREVNFKNGKKEGLVMYWHDNGQKQVEVNFKDGKRNGLYVSWHENGEKRSEGNYKEGKSDGLWVWWHGNGQKKMEGNYKDGEKISETKWWNSKGEPVDSFDEADKK